A window of Primulina tabacum isolate GXHZ01 chromosome 4, ASM2559414v2, whole genome shotgun sequence contains these coding sequences:
- the LOC142541458 gene encoding uncharacterized protein LOC142541458: MNSLKLPTGNYQPAPFVFKSCNFPKHDRKNKARTKISSPFDATASSRGRIVVLKACSDGGEKKTEQRSFLTMEEAGLVELSGLSTHERFLCRLTISSLNLLRVIAEQEGCPIEDLNAGRVCDWFLKDKLKREQNLGSAVLQWDDSQFQF; the protein is encoded by the exons ATGAATTCACTCAAACTCCCCACGGGTAATTATCAACCGGCGCCGTTCGTCTTCAAATCATGTAATTTCCCGAAACATGACCGTAAAAATAAAGCTCGAACTAAGATTTCTTCACCGTTCGATGCTACCGCCTCCAGCCGAGGAAGAATAGTCGTGCTAAAGGCATGTAGCGATGGTGGAGAGAAGAAAACGGAACAGAGAAGTTTCCTGACGATGGAGGAGGCAGGTTTGGTCGAACTCTCCGGTCTCAGCACTCACGAGCGGTTTCTGTGCAGATTAACG ATATCATCTTTGAATCTTTTGAGAGTGATAGCAGAGCAAGAGGGATGTCCGATTGAGGATCTGAATGCAGGGAGGGTATGCGATTGGTTCCTCAAAGATAAGCTCAAAAGAGAGCAAAATCTGGGCTCTGCTGTTCTACAATGGGATGATTCGCAATTTCAGTTTTAA
- the LOC142542617 gene encoding uncharacterized protein LOC142542617, with translation MSRSLTVIRRVSQALRRNQTSISSEESKYGTILRAGQCFTQYRFYSLYLFPSRRHYWNAAREFENSSYNRFIKNYSAIPKSNTLAQHIQASWKRLARRSVQVGQSCLTINLVAQAFSLALSRSHLIIPGTFALMFGTSLAWAQAVPDTDIFQPRNTLYSRAENSHLFLTRLILSVFESIFLLLRALYLAVLFSPSIAMAPFADSFGPHYRKLWLQVVHQTLERAGPAFIKWGQWAATRPDLFPRDLCMELSKLHTKAPEHSFAYTKKTIEKAFGREISEIFDDFEEEPVASGSIAQVHRASLRSRYRGREIKPLLVAVKVRHPGVGESIRRDFEIINVVAKISNFIPTLNWLRLDESVQQFAVFMMSQVDLAREAAHLNRFIYNFRRWKDVSFPKPVYPLVHPAVLVETFEHGECVSRYVDELEGNERTKSALAHIGTHALLKMLLVDNFVHADMHPGNILVRAARNKPSRKKLFKTKPHVIFLDVGMTAELSNNDRVNLLEFFKAVARRDGRTAAECTLRLSKKQNCPKPEAFIQVVKESFDFWGTAEGDLVHPAECMQNLLEQVRRHKVNIDGNVCTVMVTLLVLEGWQRKLDPDYDVMHTLQTLLLKADWAKSLSYTIEGLMAP, from the exons ATGTCAAG ATCATTGACAGTTATCAGGAGAGTTTCACAAGCTTTACGCAGAAATCAGACTAGTATTTCTTCAGAGGAGTCCAAATATGGAACCATTCTCAGAGCTGGGCAATGTTTTACTCAGTACAGATTCTACTCTCTGTATTTGTTCCCTAGCAGAAGACATTATTGGAATGCAGCACGTGAGTTCGAAAATAGTTCCTATAACAGATTCATCAAGAACTATTCAGCGATTCCAAAGAGCAATACTCTAGCCCAGCACATCCAAGCTTCTTGGAAGAGGTTGGCCCGAAGGTCTGTACAGGTTGGCCAAAGTTGTCTGACCATAAACCTGGTTGCTCAGGCTTTCAGTTTGGCTTTGAGTCGTTCGCATTTGATTATTCCCGGTACTTTTGCTCTGATGTTTGGAACTTCGTTAGCATGGGCACAAGCAGTGCCAGACACAGATATCTTTCAGCCAAGGAATACATTGTACTCACGCGCAGAAAACAGCCATCTCTTCTTGACCAGACTGATCCTTTCTGTATTTGAAAGCATTTTCTTGTTGTTGAGAGCTTTATATTTGGCTGTACTGTTCTCACCAAGCATTGCCATGGCTCCATTTGCCGATAGTTTTGGACCTCATTATAGGAAATTGTGGCTGCAGGTAGTTCATCAAACTCTAGAAAGAGCAGGTCCAGCCTTTATAAAATGGGGCCAGTGGGCAGCCACTCGGCCTGATCTATTTCCTAGAGACTTGTGCATGGAATTGTCAAAACTTCACACAAAAGCGCCTGAACATAGCTTTGCATACACAAAAAAGACTATTGAAAAGGCTTTTGGCCGCgaaatttctgaaatttttgatgattttgaGGAGGAACCTGTGGCATCTGGCAGCATTGCTCAGGTGCATCGAGCCTCATTGCGGTCTCGATATCGCGGTCGTGAGATTAAACCTTTGCTAGTTGCGGTTAAGGTGAGGCATCCAGGGGTTGGGGAGTCCATTAGAAGGGACTTTGAGATTATAAATGTCGTGGCTAAGATTTCAAACTTTATTCCTACTCTTAATTGGTTGCGATTGGATGAAAGTGTACAACAATTTGCAGTTTTCATGATGTCTCAAGTTGATCTTGCACGTGAAGCAGCTCATTTGAACCGTTTCATATACAATTTTCGCAGATGGAAGGATGTTTCTTTCCCAAAGCCTGTATATCCTCTTGTACATCCAGCTGTCTTGGTGGAAACTTTTGAGCATGGAGAATGTGTTTCCCGTTATGTCGATGAGCTCGAGGGTAATGAACGGACTAAGAGTGCTCTTGCCCATATTGGAACACATGCACTGTTGAAGATGCTTCTG GTTGACAACTTTGTTCATGCTGATATGCATCCTGGAAACATCCTTGTCCGAGCAGCACGGAACAAGCCTTCCCGTAAAAAGCTCTTCAAAACCAAGCCTCATGTAATATTCCTTGATGTCGGCATGACTGCTGAGCTCTCCAATAATGATCGTGTAAATTTATTAGAATTCTTTAAAGCTGTTGCTCGGAGAGATGGCCGAACTGCAGCAGAGTGCACACTTCGATTATCAAAGAAACAAAACTGCCCGAAGCCAGAGGCCTTTATTCAG GTGGTGAAAGAATCGTTTGATTTCTGGGGTACTGCAGAAGGAGATTTAGTCCATCCAGCAGAATGCATGCAGAATTTACTCGAGCAAGTTCGTCGTCATAAAGTAAACATTGATGGCAATGTTTGCACTGTTATGGTTACACTTTTGGTCCTTGAG GGGTGGCAGCGGAAGCTCGATCCAGATTATGATGTGATGCATACACTGCAAAcgttgcttctgaaagctgattgGGCAAAGTCCCTTTCTTATACAATTGAAGGGCTAATGGCCCCGTGA
- the LOC142541457 gene encoding transcription factor MYB102-like, with amino-acid sequence MGRAPCCDKTGMLMKKGPWSQEEDQKLLDYIQKYGYGNWRTLPTNAGLQRCGKSCRLRWTNYLRPDIKRGRFSFEEEETIIRLHSILGNKWSLIAARLPGRTDNEIKNYWNTNIRKRLLRMGIDPVTHSPRLQLLDLSTILNSSMCHNSPTQMNFSRLQPRFNPELLRFAASLFSSNCQSQDFPMQNQITSNNQIPPPLMQTSVQDVAVLPDLCADTNLGTSFSVHDEVQEFQQNPAGYGMPSALTGEYVPVLNDGYYGSCDQPFVDPTQSSVTSNFQSYCNNSLGFQSIFSTPPSSPTPLNSNSTYVNSCSSTEDETESYYNSMWKFEIPDNLRINDFM; translated from the exons ATGGGAAGAGCTCCGTGCTGTGACAAGACTGGGATGCTCATGAAAAAGGGACCGTGGTCGCAAGAAGAAGATCAGAAACTCCTTGATTATATTCAGAAATATGGATATGGAAACTGGAGAACTCTTCCAACTAATGCTG GGCTGCAACGATGTGGAAAGAGCTGCCGGTTGCGTTGGACTAATTATCTCCGGCCAGATATTAAAAGAGGGAGGTTTTCATTTGAAGAAGAAGAGACCATTATTCGTCTGCACAGCATACTTGGCAACAA ATGGTCTTTGATTGCTGCTCGACTTCCTGGGAGAACCGACAATGAAATCAAGAACTACTGGAATACGAACATAAGAAAAAGGCTGCTACGGATGGGAATCGACCCTGTCACCCACAGCCCACGCCTTCAACTTCTTGATCTCTCAACAATCCTAAACTCATCTATGTGCCACAATTCACCAACCCAGATGAATTTTTCAAGGTTGCAACCTCGTTTTAACCCCGAGTTGCTAAGATTCGCCGCATCCCTTTTTTCTTCCAACTGCCAATCCCAAGATTTTCCTATGCAAAACCAGATAACCAGCAATAATCAAATCCCACCACCCTTAATGCAAACTTCAGTTCAAGATGTTGCAGTGTTGCCCGATTTATGTGCCGATACTAACCTCGGTACCTCATTCTCCGTTCATGATGAGGTTCAAGAATTTCAACAAAACCCAGCTGGATATGGAATGCCTTCTGCTTTAACAGGAGAGTATGTGCCAGTGCTCAACGACGGGTATTACGGGTCGTGTGACCAACCATTTGTAGACCCGACTCAATCGTCCGTGACTTCAAATTTTCAATCTTATTGCAATAACAGTCTCGGGTTCCAGTCCATTTTTTCAACTCCTCCGTCAAGCCCGACTCCTTTGAATTCGAATTCGACATATGTTAACAGTTGTAGCAGCACTGAAGATGAAACGGAGAGTTATTACAACAGCATGTGGAAGTTCGAAATTCCAGATAATTTGCGTATTAATGATTTTATGTAA
- the LOC142542618 gene encoding sugar carrier protein C-like, which produces MAGGFVPGAGNGKEYPGNLTPYVIVTCVIAAMGGLIFGYDIGISGGVTSMDPFLEEFFPSVYRKQKADDTTNQYCKFDSVTLTLFTSSLYLAALCSSLVASTVTRTMGRKLSMLFGGVLFCIGALINGFAQAVWMLIVGRILLGFGIGFANQSVPLYLSEMAPYRYRGALNIGFQLSITIGILAANLLNYGFAKIKGGWGWRLSLGGAMVPALIITVGSLILPETPNSMIERGRTDEARSKLQRIRGVGDVDEEFNDLVAASEASRKVEHPWRNLLQRKYRPHLTMAIAIPFFQQLTGINVIMFYAPVLFKTIGFGGQASLMSAVITGAVNVAATVVSIYGVDKWGRRFLFLEGGVQMLVCQIVVAACIGAKFGIDGNPGDLPKWYAIVVVLFICIYVAGFAWSWGPLGWLVPSEIFPLEIRSAAQSINVSVNMFFTFVIAQVFLMMLCHLKFGLFLFFAFFVVVMTIFMYYFLPETKNVPIEEMVGVWKQHWFWSRFMSDVDYPNGKIEMKKGGANYRV; this is translated from the exons ATGGCGGGTGGATTTGTCCCAGGTGCCGGGAACGGGAAAGAATATCCCGGGAACCTTACTCCTTACGTCATCGTGACGTGTGTGATTGCTGCCATGGGTGGTCTGATTTTCGGTTACGATATTGGAATCTCAG GTGGGGTAACCTCCATGGATCCATTCTTGGAGGAATTTTTCCCGTCGGTGTACAGGAAGCAGAAGGCGGACGACACAACCAACCAGTACTGTAAATTTGACAGCGTGACGCTGACTCTGTTTACGTCTTCTCTGTACCTGGCTGCGCTGTGTTCGTCCCTTGTGGCGTCTACGGTGACTAGGACGATGGGGAGGAAGCTGTCGATGCTGTTCGGCGGAGTTCTGTTCTGCATCGGAGCACTGATTAATGGGTTTGCTCAGGCAGTTTGGATGCTTATTGTTGGGCGTATTTTGCTTGGTTTTGGCATCGGATTTGCGAATCAg TCTGTGCCACTCTACCTATCCGAAATGGCTCCGTACAGATACAGAGGTGCACTCAACATTGGCTTTCAACTCTCCATCACAATCGGTATCCTGGCAGCCAATCTCCTAAACTATGGTTTTGCCAAGATCAAGGGCGGCTGGGGGTGGCGCCTGAGTCTCGGTGGTGCGATGGTCCCGGCTTTGATAATCACTGTCGGATCTTTAATCCTTCCGGAAACACCCAACTCCATGATCGAACGTGGCAGAACCGATGAGGCACGATCCAAATTGCAACGAATCCGAGGTGTAGGAGATGTAGACGAGGAGTTTAATGATCTTGTCGCGGCCAGCGAAGCATCTCGAAAAGTCGAGCATCCGTGGAGGAATCTTCTGCAAAGGAAGTACAGGCCTCATTTGACGATGGCTATAGCCATTCCCTTCTTTCAGCAGCTCACGGGGATCAACGTGATCATGTTTTACGCACCTGTTCTGTTCAAGACTATCGGCTTCGGGGGCCAGGCTTCGttgatgtctgctgtgatcacTGGAGCGGTGAATGTTGCGGCCACTGTGGTATCCATTTATGGTGTGGACAAGTGGGGGAGAAGGTTTCTGTTTCTTGAAGGTGGTGTTCAGATGCTTGTGTGTCAG ATCGTGGTAGCAGCTTGCATAGGTGCGAAATTTGGGATAGATGGTAATCCTGGTGATTTGCCCAAATGGTACGCCATCGTCGTGGTACTGTTCATCTGCATATATGTGGCGGGTTTCGCTTGGTCATGGGGTCCCCTCGGATGGCTCGTGCCTAGTGAAATCTTCCCACTCGAAATCCGGTCAGCTGCACAGAGTATCAACGTTTCTGTCAACATGTTTTTCACCTTCGTGATTGCTCAAGtcttcttgatgatgttgtgtcACTTGAAATTCGGGCTGTTCTTGTTCTTTGCATTCTTTGTGGTGGTGATGACGATTTTCATGTACTACTTCTTGCCGGAGACGAAGAATGTTCCCATAGAGGAGATGGTGGGTGTGTGGAAACAGCATTGGTTCTGGTCAAGGTTCATGAGTGATGTGGATTATCCTAATGGCAAGATTGAAATGAAGAAGGGTGGCGCAAATTACAGAGTATAA